The Methanothrix soehngenii GP6 genome has a window encoding:
- a CDS encoding ATP citrate lyase citrate-binding domain-containing protein: MAQRGIREYDAKNLLARYLPEYLDDFSYKGNLALVGPETDIEGLEAENPWLKTTRLVVKPDQLFGKRGKLGLVLLDADWEEAKEYLNEKMGLEVTIGGITGRLSYFLIEPFTPHKEEYYVAISSDYEGDNIFFSMDGGVGVEENWEKVISIHVDSLEGIDALDVGSKLPAELGDKRALVEEFITALWRFYSDTGFAYVEINPFTFSGRGIVPLDMVAKLDDAEEYWQKKRWSELAFPEPFGRTPSKEELFIKEIDSKTGASLKLTILNPEGRVWTMVAGGGASVIYADTICDLGHADEMANYGEYSGDPNTEETYHYTCTILDLMTRSKNPNGKVLLIGGAIANFTDVAKTFKGVVMALEEYQQKLQEADIEIYVRRGGPNYEQGLKLMRDLGKRLGVPIQVHGPETHMTRIVPLALEENQ; the protein is encoded by the coding sequence ATGGCACAAAGAGGCATCAGGGAATATGACGCAAAGAATCTGCTAGCTAGATACCTTCCCGAGTACCTCGATGATTTCTCATATAAAGGGAACCTGGCATTAGTTGGTCCTGAGACGGATATAGAAGGGCTTGAGGCAGAAAATCCGTGGCTGAAGACGACCAGGCTTGTGGTCAAGCCTGACCAGCTCTTTGGAAAGAGAGGGAAGCTGGGCCTTGTTCTTCTGGATGCGGACTGGGAGGAAGCAAAGGAATACCTCAATGAGAAAATGGGCCTAGAGGTTACCATAGGAGGAATAACCGGGAGGCTGTCCTATTTCCTGATAGAGCCTTTCACACCCCACAAAGAGGAGTACTATGTGGCTATCAGCTCGGATTATGAAGGGGACAACATCTTCTTCTCAATGGATGGCGGCGTCGGGGTGGAGGAGAACTGGGAGAAGGTAATATCTATCCATGTGGACTCCTTGGAAGGAATCGATGCTCTGGACGTAGGCTCCAAGCTGCCGGCAGAGCTGGGAGATAAGAGAGCGCTGGTGGAGGAATTCATCACCGCCTTATGGCGGTTTTATAGCGATACCGGCTTTGCCTACGTGGAGATCAATCCCTTCACATTCTCAGGCCGCGGAATCGTCCCGCTGGATATGGTGGCGAAGCTGGATGACGCAGAAGAGTACTGGCAAAAGAAGAGATGGTCGGAACTGGCATTCCCTGAACCATTCGGCAGGACTCCTTCCAAGGAGGAGCTCTTCATCAAGGAGATCGACTCCAAGACCGGAGCCTCTCTGAAGCTCACCATCCTCAACCCGGAGGGAAGGGTCTGGACGATGGTCGCCGGCGGCGGAGCGAGCGTGATCTATGCCGATACCATCTGCGATTTGGGTCACGCCGATGAGATGGCCAATTATGGTGAGTACAGCGGTGATCCCAATACCGAGGAGACCTACCACTACACCTGTACCATCCTGGACCTGATGACCCGGAGCAAAAATCCCAACGGGAAGGTGCTCCTCATCGGCGGGGCCATTGCCAACTTCACCGATGTGGCCAAGACCTTCAAGGGAGTGGTCATGGCCCTGGAGGAGTACCAGCAGAAGCTGCAGGAGGCCGATATTGAGATCTATGTGCGCCGGGGAGGGCCGAATTACGAGCAGGGCTTGAAGCTCATGCGGGATCTGGGCAAAAGGCTTGGCGTTCCCATCCAGGTTCACGGACCGGAGACCCACATGACGAGAATCGTCCCCCTGGCACTGGAGGAGAATCAATGA
- a CDS encoding lysylphosphatidylglycerol synthase transmembrane domain-containing protein produces MKSDIELPTIHPKKSIALIAVGLFIYSLYLYYAGYQDAIDTLRSAAISLFALAVVLALLGVLCDALAWRAIALKFNYKVPVKDIFLIYLSCGFMNNLIPSGSFSGETTRVYFLEKLDGGCRIDQSSATVATTRIITAIPFFLGTAIGLAYLDLVTNAPPWALATCYAIALVLLLLNATFFGICFADNWLEIIAFSIIKHAERILHVHIDQNQCSRILGRFHHSMMLLAEHKRTLFISTFWALAGWLCMTTVAVVVFRSMGVIVSFWAVLAVYSVMIFLQMLPIFLPGGVGLVDIVMSTLFTAIGIPVHTAVAATILIRLVQLWMLTAIGGLATAYLVKKINRKNLVTRAEERLAKGF; encoded by the coding sequence GTGAAGAGCGATATAGAGCTTCCTACAATCCATCCAAAAAAATCAATAGCTCTAATCGCTGTAGGCCTTTTCATCTACTCTCTTTATCTCTACTATGCCGGCTACCAGGATGCAATCGATACTCTGAGGAGCGCGGCTATCAGCCTTTTTGCTCTGGCGGTAGTTCTCGCCCTGCTGGGGGTATTATGCGATGCACTGGCCTGGAGGGCCATTGCCCTCAAGTTCAACTATAAAGTGCCCGTCAAAGACATCTTCCTGATTTACCTGTCCTGCGGCTTCATGAACAATCTCATCCCCTCGGGCAGCTTCTCCGGGGAGACGACCCGGGTCTACTTCCTGGAAAAGCTTGATGGCGGATGCCGTATCGACCAGTCCTCTGCCACTGTAGCCACGACCAGGATCATCACCGCCATCCCCTTCTTCCTGGGAACTGCCATTGGCCTCGCATATCTGGACCTGGTCACAAATGCCCCTCCCTGGGCCCTGGCCACATGCTATGCCATTGCCCTGGTCCTGCTCCTCCTGAATGCCACATTCTTTGGCATCTGCTTTGCCGACAACTGGCTGGAGATAATTGCATTCAGCATCATCAAGCACGCCGAGCGCATATTGCATGTGCATATAGACCAGAATCAATGCAGCCGCATACTGGGCAGGTTTCATCATTCCATGATGCTGCTGGCGGAGCATAAAAGGACCCTTTTCATCAGCACCTTCTGGGCACTGGCAGGCTGGCTGTGCATGACCACGGTTGCAGTTGTGGTCTTCCGGTCGATGGGCGTCATCGTCTCATTCTGGGCAGTTCTGGCAGTATATTCGGTCATGATATTCCTGCAGATGCTGCCCATATTCCTCCCCGGCGGTGTGGGGCTTGTCGATATTGTAATGAGCACTCTTTTCACTGCCATTGGAATCCCCGTGCATACTGCAGTTGCGGCAACCATCCTCATCCGGCTCGTTCAGCTCTGGATGCTCACCGCCATTGGCGGGCTGGCCACCGCCTACCTGGTCAAGAAGATCAACCGAAAAAATCTTGTCACCAGGGCAGAAGAAAGGTTAGCAAAAGGCTTTTAA
- a CDS encoding methyltransferase has product MKYPDSEKAFAEPAAAVLASIDERYLACPDCPPEPNLDKTRGCRDLPGRVKRCSSCGRATLDAVMLDALHVLHDFGLRDERETLRSVGSPLVVVGYPLAYSPRLGPDSLIIQGENISREAAQAMVQRIPEIRGVILFQGVPGMHKKGTAPLENALLAGSDLRADVCQSLFGELVIYKSQSKIHIEFSRQSAPKMRIIEQLMLQGKASRVVDGLCGPGTLGLMCALAGAKEVVLNDVWLPAVQNVLLNLKANRDLLGIERIEYPQVSSQEVGTEPVLVGHASGACDIQVYHGDLARLFERASPADLCLIDHFPGMDTRELEKACICCKKVVLI; this is encoded by the coding sequence ATGAAGTATCCTGATTCCGAAAAAGCATTTGCTGAACCCGCGGCAGCGGTCTTAGCTAGTATTGATGAGAGGTATTTAGCCTGCCCCGACTGCCCGCCGGAGCCGAATCTGGACAAAACCCGGGGGTGCAGGGACCTGCCCGGAAGGGTAAAAAGGTGCTCCTCCTGCGGAAGAGCGACGCTGGATGCGGTGATGCTGGATGCCCTTCATGTCTTGCATGATTTCGGTCTGCGCGACGAGCGGGAAACGCTGAGAAGCGTCGGATCGCCGCTGGTGGTTGTGGGCTATCCCCTGGCCTACTCCCCCCGTCTGGGGCCGGACAGCCTGATCATCCAGGGAGAGAACATATCCCGTGAGGCTGCCCAGGCAATGGTGCAACGGATACCGGAGATCAGAGGGGTTATCCTCTTCCAGGGCGTTCCTGGAATGCATAAAAAAGGCACGGCGCCCCTGGAGAATGCACTATTAGCCGGATCCGATCTGAGGGCTGACGTCTGCCAGAGCCTCTTTGGCGAGCTTGTCATCTACAAGAGCCAGTCGAAGATTCATATCGAGTTCTCCAGGCAGAGCGCCCCCAAGATGAGGATCATAGAGCAACTCATGCTGCAGGGAAAGGCATCTCGGGTGGTGGATGGGCTGTGCGGTCCGGGAACGCTGGGGCTGATGTGCGCCCTGGCCGGCGCCAAGGAGGTAGTACTGAACGATGTCTGGCTGCCCGCGGTGCAAAACGTTCTCCTCAACCTAAAAGCCAATCGAGATCTTCTGGGGATAGAGAGAATAGAGTATCCTCAGGTCTCCTCACAAGAGGTCGGAACGGAACCGGTGCTGGTAGGCCATGCCAGCGGTGCCTGCGATATACAGGTTTATCATGGCGATCTTGCCAGGCTCTTTGAGAGGGCCTCGCCCGCTGACCTCTGCCTGATCGATCATTTTCCGGGAATGGATACCAGAGAGCTTGAGAAGGCCTGCATATGCTGCAAAAAAGTAGTGTTGATCTGA
- a CDS encoding DUF5350 domain-containing protein, translated as MGKTGSVEWVKIKGRKGQVRQVTKAETTYKKPGPMQKYTASGSRVKKIRRSIKATQIRT; from the coding sequence ATGGGAAAGACAGGAAGCGTAGAATGGGTCAAGATCAAGGGCAGAAAGGGCCAGGTCAGGCAGGTAACCAAGGCCGAGACCACTTATAAGAAGCCCGGTCCGATGCAGAAATATACCGCCTCTGGTTCCAGAGTAAAGAAGATAAGGAGATCAATAAAGGCCACTCAGATCAGAACATGA